One genomic segment of Kogia breviceps isolate mKogBre1 chromosome 11, mKogBre1 haplotype 1, whole genome shotgun sequence includes these proteins:
- the CYRIA gene encoding CYFIP-related Rac1 interactor A isoform X1: MGNLLKVLTREIENYPHFFLDFENAQPTEGEREIWNQISAVLQDSESILADLQAYKGAGPEIRDAIQNPNDIQLQEKAWNAVCPLVVRLKRFYEFSIRLEKALQSLLESLTCPPYTPTQHLEREQALAKEFAEILHFTLRFDELKMRNPAIQNDFSYYRRTISRNRINNMHLDIENEVNNEMANRMSLFYAEATPMLKTLSNATMHFVSENKTLPIENTTDCLSTMTSVCKVMLETPEYRSRFTSEETLMFCMRVMVGVIILYDHVHPVGAFCKTSKIDVRIVTNCDFPIRAHKCRQTDLASLSPSPPRPLPPVPGVNSPRCKPRRGSSPPSKKSSPVHMLAANTSNLKGTAGVWRCRFPQPVEELRDYKALRSNPKQRSNFLSHHPCRWFYLIPVPFLVLGICLSPFLCPERPPSTLMGGILLRHCSHVTSFGAHLLCPAWSRALLLLRGQSAYHFGFSDSLMDSEFVDKGRDQDLDT; this comes from the exons ATGCCCAGCCcacagaaggagagagggaaatatGGAACCAGATCAGCGCCGTCCTCCAGGATTCCGAGAGCATCCTTGCAGACCTGCAGGCTTACAAGGGCGCGGGGCCAGAGATCCGAGAC GCCattcaaaatcccaatgacattcAGCTTCAAGAAAAAGCTTGGAATGCAGTGTGTCCTTTGGTCGTGAGGCTAAAGAGATTTTATGAGTTTTCTATCAGGCTAG AAAAAGCTCTTCAGAGTTTACTGGAATCTCTGACCTGTCCCCCCTACACACCGACGCAACACCTGGAACGGGAGCAGGCCCTGGCAAAGGAGTTTGCGGAAATTCTGCATTTCACCCTTCGATTTGATGAGCTGAAG ATGAGGAACCCGGCTATTCAGAATGACTTCAGCTACTACAGAAGGACCATCAGTCGTAACCGCATCAACAACATGCAC CTAGACATTGAGAACGAAGTCAACAATGAGATGGCCAACAGAATGTCCCTCTTCTATGCAGAAGCCACGCCGATGTTGAAGACCCTCAGCAACGCCACCATGCACTTTGTCTCCGAA AACAAAACGCTGCCAATagagaataccacagactgcctCAGTACGATGACAAGCGTTTGTAAAGTCATGCTGGAAACTCC GGAGTACAGGAGTAGGTTTACAAGCGAAGAAACACTGATGTTCTGCatgagggtgatggtgggggTCATCATCCTCTACGACCACGTCCACCCCGTGGGAGCTTTCTGCAAGACATCCAAGATCGATGTAAGAATAGTTACGAACTGTGACTTCCCAATAAGAGCTCATAAATGTCGTCAAACAGACcttgcttccctctctccctcccctccacgcCCCCTACCCCCCGTCCCGGGAGTGAACTCTCCCAGATGCAAGCCCCGTCGCGGCAGCTCTCCTCCTAGCAAGAAGTCCAGTCCTGTTCATATGCTTGCAGCAAACACGTCCAACCTCAAAGGCACAGCAGGAGTGTGGAGGTGCCGATTCCCTCAGCCTGTAGAGGAGCTGAGAG ATTACAAGGCACTGCGGTCAAATCCCAAACAACGTTCCAACTTCCTCTCTCACCATCCCTGCAGGTGGTTCTACCTGATTCCCGTGCCTTTTCTTGTCCTTGGAATATGCTTGAGCCCTTTTCTCTGCCCAGAGCGCCCTCCCTCTACTCTGATGGGGGGAATTCTTTTAAGACACTGCTCACATGTCACCTCATTTGGAGCACATCTCCTGTGCCCTGCATGGAGTAGAGCCTTGCTTCTCCTCCGGGGCCAGAGCGCCTACCATTTTGGATTTTCTGACTCCCTCATGGACTCCGAGTTTGTTGACAAGGGCAGAGACCAAGATCTAGATACCTAA
- the CYRIA gene encoding CYFIP-related Rac1 interactor A isoform X2, with the protein MGNLLKVLTREIENYPHFFLDFENAQPTEGEREIWNQISAVLQDSESILADLQAYKGAGPEIRDAIQNPNDIQLQEKAWNAVCPLVVRLKRFYEFSIRLEKALQSLLESLTCPPYTPTQHLEREQALAKEFAEILHFTLRFDELKMRNPAIQNDFSYYRRTISRNRINNMHLDIENEVNNEMANRMSLFYAEATPMLKTLSNATMHFVSENKTLPIENTTDCLSTMTSVCKVMLETPEYRSRFTSEETLMFCMRVMVGVIILYDHVHPVGAFCKTSKIDMKGCIKVLKEQAPDSVEGLLNALRFTTKHLNDESTSKQIRAMLQ; encoded by the exons ATGCCCAGCCcacagaaggagagagggaaatatGGAACCAGATCAGCGCCGTCCTCCAGGATTCCGAGAGCATCCTTGCAGACCTGCAGGCTTACAAGGGCGCGGGGCCAGAGATCCGAGAC GCCattcaaaatcccaatgacattcAGCTTCAAGAAAAAGCTTGGAATGCAGTGTGTCCTTTGGTCGTGAGGCTAAAGAGATTTTATGAGTTTTCTATCAGGCTAG AAAAAGCTCTTCAGAGTTTACTGGAATCTCTGACCTGTCCCCCCTACACACCGACGCAACACCTGGAACGGGAGCAGGCCCTGGCAAAGGAGTTTGCGGAAATTCTGCATTTCACCCTTCGATTTGATGAGCTGAAG ATGAGGAACCCGGCTATTCAGAATGACTTCAGCTACTACAGAAGGACCATCAGTCGTAACCGCATCAACAACATGCAC CTAGACATTGAGAACGAAGTCAACAATGAGATGGCCAACAGAATGTCCCTCTTCTATGCAGAAGCCACGCCGATGTTGAAGACCCTCAGCAACGCCACCATGCACTTTGTCTCCGAA AACAAAACGCTGCCAATagagaataccacagactgcctCAGTACGATGACAAGCGTTTGTAAAGTCATGCTGGAAACTCC GGAGTACAGGAGTAGGTTTACAAGCGAAGAAACACTGATGTTCTGCatgagggtgatggtgggggTCATCATCCTCTACGACCACGTCCACCCCGTGGGAGCTTTCTGCAAGACATCCAAGATCGAT ATGAAAGGCTGTATAAAGGTGTTGAAGGAACAGGCCCCAGACAGTGTGGAGGGGCTGCTGAACGCCCTCAG GTTCACTACAAAACACTTGAATGATGAATCGACTTCCAAACAGATTCGAGCAATGCTTCAGTAA